Within Chelatococcus sp. HY11, the genomic segment TGTCGCCGAGGGGCATTGCGCCCTGCGCGGCGGTGGGACGCGATCCGCGAATGACGTCCAGGTTCATCCCGGCCTTGGCCGTTTTGGCCATGTCCTGCAGATTTGACTTGAGCGGGGTGAGCAAGCCCTCCCCTTGGGCAAATGACCGCAATGCATCGACAGTGACGCCACCGACGACCTGGAGGAGAGCGCCACTTTGTCTGCTGATCTCGAAGCCTGCGCGCAGCTTGGCATCGGCACTCGCATTCGGGTCATTGAGCACGGCGACGTTACGCTGGATGCCGAGCCCATCGCGCACCCCCAGAACGATGCGCAATGTGCTCAAGGCGCTGGCGGATTGCTGATTCAGCAATGACTTCTTCTGGCTCAAGCCGGACTTGTCGAGCAGGGCCGCGCCCAGCCGCCCCTTAAGGGCCTCGGGCGAAAACTGGTCACGCACGGCACCCGAACTGCTGCCGCTCTTGTAGCGCGTCGCGAGGGTCGCCTCGCTCGTCTCCTGCCAGAGCTCCCGGCGAAGACCTCGCCATGCCGATGCCTTCGCGTCGTCGCTCGTTGCGAAATCCTGGCCGAACGCCTGGCTGAGCGTCGCCTCCATCTTCCCGATGTAAGCACGATAGATCATCGCATCATGCGCCGGATCGCCGATCAGGCGTGGCTGTACAGGCTCAGCGCCATCCACGACGAATTGGCGAGCGGGCAGGTCTTGGCCAAACGCCGCGGGGCGATAGTCGCGATTGGAGAGATCGACCTTGTCGAGTGCGGAACCGACGCTGGCAATCTGCCTGTCGATATCGGTCTTCAGCCAGTTCAGTAGATTGTTGGCGAGGCCCTCGGCGGCGGCAGTCGAGGCAAGGCCTGTGCGGGTCAATCCAGCACCGGATCCCGAAGCTGAAAGGCCGTCAGCATTGCCCGACGGACCCGCGTGCGTCTCTAGCCAAACCGCCAGGGATTCATCTTGGAGTTCCTCGGAGCCTGAGACGGCCGCGATCTCCTGAGATGCGTCTGCGGTGATGTCAGCCACATTTGTAGCGTCAGACAGCTTTTCCCTAATCGTTTCATCCATCGGGCAACAACTCCCGTTATTGTTGAGCAATAGGTCGCAATCACGAACACGCTCAGGGCGCGTCCGCTGCGGAGCGAACTTCTTCGTTTCGCAATTGGCACCCGGACGTCATATCCGGCAGAAATATTGCCAGCTAATGGTGGACGTCAGGAGCCTTCATGTACCCTGATGATAAAGCCATGGTCATGGAAACTGGCGCGGAAAAGCTCGAATTTTCGGCATTATCTCTCGCGACCGGCTTCCGACACAGCTTTCATGATAGGGGACAACAGAAAGTCGATCACCCGGCGCTCGCCCGTCTTGATCTCGACGGTCGTCCGCATGCCGGCCGTCAGCGCGACGTCGCGGCCGTCGACAAGGATGCTGTTCCGGTTGACGCGGACACGCGCGGAGAAGACGAGCCCTAGCCGCTCATCGCTGATCGCATCGCGCGAGACAGAGGCGACGCTTCCGGGGATCGTGCCGTAGCGGGTGAAGGAGAAAGCCTCCAGCTTCACCGTTGCCACCTGCCCCTCCCTGACGAATCCGATGTCACGGTTCAGCACCTGCGCCTCGATCTCGACGTGATCGTCCCTTGGTACGATCACCATCAGCGCCTGCGCCGGCTGGACGACACCGCCAAGCGTATGCACGGCAAGCTGCTGAACGACCCCGTCGACGGGCGTCGTGATGGATTGAAGCTCCTTGCGCTGCTCAGCCTTCGTCAGCTCTTGCGTCAGGTCGGCGACCGTCGCCTGGGCTGCTGTCAGATCCGACAAGAGCTTGCGCTGGATCTCCGCGACGGTCTGCTCGCGCCGACGCGCGATGGCCGCGAGGGCGGCGCCGGCCGCCGCGCGCTGAGCCGCCAGGCCATCGCGGTCGCGTTTCATGGCGACGACCTGCTGACGCAGCTCCAGGACCTGATAGCGGGGCGTCAGCCCCTTTTCCAGCAACGTTTCCCGTGCCTTCAGGCGCTCCTGCAGCAGAGGCAGGCTCTGGTCGAGCTTGGCGA encodes:
- a CDS encoding HlyD family type I secretion periplasmic adaptor subunit, with the protein product MRRLGLRGGEKRPIDRRDEVEFLPEALEILETPPSPMARVIAVSISAFLGLSILWACLSSIDMVAVAEGRTIPSDRSKTIQPFETGVVRRILVEDGSIVRAGDLLIELDTTASGAERSRIAGRLATARLDVLRLRALLGRPQAALKVELPTVDGDVLGATPEEVSRARELARSEAREQQERLAGLDRELDRQRAEAEAVDAGIAKLDQSLPLLQERLKARETLLEKGLTPRYQVLELRQQVVAMKRDRDGLAAQRAAAGAALAAIARRREQTVAEIQRKLLSDLTAAQATVADLTQELTKAEQRKELQSITTPVDGVVQQLAVHTLGGVVQPAQALMVIVPRDDHVEIEAQVLNRDIGFVREGQVATVKLEAFSFTRYGTIPGSVASVSRDAISDERLGLVFSARVRVNRNSILVDGRDVALTAGMRTTVEIKTGERRVIDFLLSPIMKAVSEAGRER